ATAAAATAGCCGAACTcacctatgtaatcttacttcatctgtaacgattttaccaacgactgcaagtcccgatgagcagccgattcctgtgtacacacctacacgatttactgtccgatctgtgatcttcatctctcataaccatctgctgaacacATTGTGACAccgcacactctacagatatctgcctagaCTGCTGGTGGTGACTCCGTACACACTTCCgtatttgcccgacatcgttgatggtgatttttaggaagtttataaaaccaaatcaacagatgcaatgagtTTTGGTACGATAACACATGATGGTGGGGACGTACACAATAAtgtgatatctgaccaaacggtcgtgaatcgtgtgatctgcacgatagtTGTATAGGTGAGCACCCAGCATTACAGATAACTAACAATTATATTCAGTTATGTTACATTCCTGATATGGGAACATTATACCTCTGTTTGAAGCTGTCACAAGGTGTCTTCTCCTATCGGATCTCCCTGTAATTGGGAGTTTATGGAAAAAGCAAACAGCGCAGTGAGCAGAGTTGTTTTCAGGACCAAGGTCAGCTCCCTGTGAGTTCAGCTATTAGTTATTTCTCCTTCACCTTTAGTCGTCCTAATCTCTCCGGTCTGGGAATAAACCACTGGAGCCAGCAGGTAATCAGCGCACACATTTATCTGACGGAGTTGTCACATTTAGACGGTCCCTTCCCCATAGAGATCTTTCTACGTCTCCAGCGTCAGATGCTGCTGTCACCTACTAAGTGCTTTCAGCAATtaaatgaaagggaaaaaaacacttaactttcatttatttattaatagctatttatatagcgcttacaATCAACAGAGATCTGGAGACACCCTGCACCTAAAACCACATCACCTGCCCCTAACTAGCTATAGCGGTGAATGAGTTTGTTTAGGCTCCTCCCATCTTTGTGTAACTCCTCCCAAAGCGTAATCTCCTCGGCCTACTCACTGGTTAATAAACAATCATTTTACTAAAGGGGCTCATTCAGAGGGGGCGCCTTTGCCTTAAAATTCGTCCAGCTCAAAAACATtcttataattgtttatttatatggtgtcacaaagattccgctgcgctgtacataCAACATGTGACAAACCAGGACACGGCGTGACAGTAACAAAGTGCAATAAAATGATTACAGCCTAGGACTGGTGCGTAGGGCCAAGAGGTAAAAGTGCGTTGGGGAGTATTGAGAAACCAGGAAGGCGAGGTAGTGATATTTGTCGCAAGCTTACGGTGGGAGTAACAAGTATATAAGTTTATGCTCCACGATAGGGTAGAGACGCGGTTTGACAGTGTCAGTGATAAAAGATAAAGTCatattatcctatttgtacacaatataataatgaagtGCAATATACACCAGAGAGAACGGTGTGTTACGGTTATCGATGAAATCTAAAGTCAAGTTTTCAATATGAAATGTACTAAATACAAATGcaaatgaaattaaatacaaaaatctgtTGTTTTCCACTGCAACAATGAAACGGACGTCTTCTCTACTGGAGTAGCGCAAATTGAAGCAATGAGAACAGACGGCCGCACCTTGATATAATATCGCTGCAACGCTAAGGATTTAATTACCAGCAGCTGTAGAGGTCATTATGCAATCAGTAGCGGCTATTTAGCGCAGCTTACAGTCATCCTCATCGCACCCGCCCTCCGTCAACCGCAAGAGACGCTCCTCCTAAAAGCTGCGTCTGCGGATACGTCCGTGTGAATACGCCCTCGCTGTACTCGGCTGATATTCGCGGCGCCGTTCAGTTTCTCCAGGTATAAGGAGCGCGTGTCAATGATATATAAGAATTATACCGACCTATGCCTACGTAGCTTTGGCGCAAATACATGTTTATCATTCTGAAGAAAATAAATCTATGTTGTAATATAAcagtaagaaaaataatatttctccCTATGCGCTGGTATTGGACaccatttagggctagatttactaaactgcgggttggaaaaagtggagatgttgcctatagcaaccaatcagattctagctgtcattttgtagaatgtaataaataaatgacagctagaatctgattggttgctataggcaacatctccactttttccaactcgcagttaagtaaatataccccttagtgttaccACACACGTGACATGAGACGCCACATGACGTAAAGAGGACGTCTTGTTAGATCTCTGACTTCTTACACCATAAttcatttctcattttttttcatatagaaATATTTAGTTTCTTTTCTTGTGCTAGACTGACGTACATAAAGATTACTGTGAGCATTTGGCTGCTATTTGTATAGGACAGTATCCTTCCTGGTGTAAATTATAATTGTATAACAAGACACTGAGCAGTCCTGTGACGATATAAAGGGACGATGTAACGTTAATGTTTTTATACCAAGCACGGACCTATATCGCACATTTCTTTTTACATCAACAAATTAGGGACTGTTGGTTGTACTCCAGTAATCCATTCCTACGCGTGTTCATTTCATATTTCTATTAATACACaagtagtaaatatatatatatatatatatatatatatatataccgtatatatatatatatataaactccagTAAATTATAGCTCTATAATCTATGAGCTCTGATGTAATTACTTAATGCTCATTTCTTGTGTAAGAATAACAcagcccctactgtacattatttTGGATATTAGATATCAGACGTTGGCCTTTATATTGTCACAGAAGTCCTAGGTGCCTTTAATATCTTTATAATTTATAGTAGGACGTATATTATCCTATTAATTATTGTCAACCGTGCGAGAGTATTATTggctaatataataatatattattctcCCACCTATGCTATAATATATTCATTTGTGCAAATTTCAGAGATGAGTTCGCACATTATCATTTATCGTTAATGCAGGTATAATTTACAGGAGATTATAGCAATATGATGTACGTGAACTGCAAGTAAATGAATAGTAATGAGATTTCTGGACTCAGGATGTCGGTTGAACCTGATGTTACAGGTAGGTTGTGGTATTAGATGGTGTGAAATGATTCTCCCCAGTAGTACAAGGAGTATTGGCATTTGATCAGCATCGTGTGAGTTTGATTGTGGAAAAAGTCAATTCATTCCGAGAGATAATGAGATTTTTCCTGGTGTGAGGAAGGGGCTGAGAGGAGGGTGGGAGGCGTCGCTCGAGTTTTCACAACCTCCCTGTCAGTGGCTTCTGCGTTGCTCGTTCACCGAGTTACACATCTCAGACTTGCTGCCTTGGAAagaggttttttcttttttccatgtGATTATAATCCTCACTGCCAGAGCCATGGCGGAGAGAGCGAGAGAGGCTGGAGAGAGACGCTGACAGAGACGAAGTGACAGGgagatggggggagagagacagagaactGAGAGGTAACGACAAGGAAAGCTGAACTACTGAAAGAGATTATTCTTAGACGCAGGAGCACAAAGACCCATCGGAACGCTGGCGTTAGTGAGACGATGATGAAAGTGTGAAGCATTAAAAGTGGATAGTGCAGGAGAAGGACGAGGGCTGGGATAGGGATGAGATTGGAGGTTTAGGATAGATGGAGAGGGGAAATAAGCGCCACTGGATCAGGAAAAGAAAACTGCGATGGTCTCTTCTCAGTAGGAAGATCCTTCATGGCTCAGCTGATGGAGGAACAATGGAACGGACTTTATGGCAAAGAGGTCCTGGGGTCTTCTCCCAACGGTGGGAAGGTCTGGATGGCCGTGTTCCTTTGTTTCATCATTTTCCTCACCACCTTGGGCAACTCTCTCCTCATCTTACTCATCTTTACCCAGAGGTCGCTCCGCAACACTTCCAACTACTTCCTGGTGTCCCTCTTCATGTCGGACCTCATGGTGGGCTTGGTGGTCATGCCGCCGGCCATGTTGAATGAACTCTACGGGAGGTGGGTGCTGGACACGGAGTTTTGTTGCATTTGGTATTCGTTCGACGTCATGTGTTGCAGTGCGTCCATTGTCAACCTCTGCGTCATCAGCCTGGACAGGTATCTTCTGATTATCTCCCCGCTCAAGTACAAGCTCCGGATGACCTCTTGCCGGGCCCTGGGTTTGATCTTAGCCACCTGGACGCTGGCCGCCCTGGCGTCGTTCCTGCCCATTGAGATGGGATGGCACGGACAGGACTTCGAGGTGCGGCCTTTGAACCTGACATCTGCGCCGGAGGAGAAGCAGTGCCGTCTCCTGGTCAGTTTACCGTACGCCTTGATTGCCTCCTGTCTGACGTTCTTCCTCCCGTCTGCCGCCATCTCTTTCACTTACTGCAGGATCCTGCTGGCGGCCAGGAAACAGGCCGTACAGGTGGCAGCTCTGACCACTAACGTCCCCAATGTGTCTGAAGACCACGTGCAGGTGAGTACCACTCCCGCTATTAGTAATAACGCTCTGTTCCGCAGTTATCTCAGTTACGGCGGAGTGAGAGGATGGTATAGTCTATTGTCACCACTAGGGGCGATCTATGACAAGGACAAAACTTCAGGAGCTTCTGGTTTCTTCTTTGTAGTTCAAAGTTCTCCAGTGTCTGCAGATGGATGGGTCGGCTCCATACCTGCCCCTGTTTCCTGACCATTTACCAAGTTACGTCGCATTTGAAGTGCCACTATAATAAgcatttcttattttaatttcttGAGACAGTTTTTATAAAGACAAGACAAAAAATTCATCTATTAACAATGTTTGACTTAATGCTCCTGTTACTCTCATACTCCAGACAGAGTAAGGATGGCAGCTCTCTGCTATACTCCATTGTTTTACTGATTGTGTCCTTTCACTGTGTGATCTAATCCACTCCTGGGTATGTGATGCTCGCTTCTATCATAGCTTCTATCATAGCTTCTATCATAGCTTCTATCATAGCTTCTATCATAGCAACGCTGTTTGTGTAGGACAGAGTATAGGTAGAGGGGCTGTTACTGACATTGGATTTAAATCTGCACCGAGCCACAGTTACCAATCGGCAATTAGCCTCTATCTGTCTAGTTCAAGTTGGACAACTACAGCCGGCGTCTGGATTCTGTGATTTAGTGCaatttttgcacctaaatgcaatgacATTCATGGTCCCCGGTGTATGTAACGTTACCTTTCCTatgcacataaataaaattaatataatattctgTAAAGTTACTGGCATTGTAATAACGTATTAAATGAAACTGATTGGGAATCAGATTCTTATCTCTCTATTCCTGGGACATAAACGTCGTGTTCACCATTCTCCTGATGCTCACATTACATATGAACAACTTTACATCCCAATTGTTAAATCCTTGGGTTATAAATCAACCTGATGAACATGTTTCAATAATTCTCCAATCTTATATGTGACAGGACCCATAACCCCCGGAAACATGTTTCTTTGCATCTAATATAACAGCCAATATagcaagtaaaataaaaataaataatatatatgtgtatatatggagGTTTATAGATACTTGATACAGGTGTGAGGGATGTCTATGAGTCTTATGAAAGATGCAGACACT
Above is a genomic segment from Mixophyes fleayi isolate aMixFle1 chromosome 11, aMixFle1.hap1, whole genome shotgun sequence containing:
- the HTR6 gene encoding 5-hydroxytryptamine receptor 6; this encodes MAQLMEEQWNGLYGKEVLGSSPNGGKVWMAVFLCFIIFLTTLGNSLLILLIFTQRSLRNTSNYFLVSLFMSDLMVGLVVMPPAMLNELYGRWVLDTEFCCIWYSFDVMCCSASIVNLCVISLDRYLLIISPLKYKLRMTSCRALGLILATWTLAALASFLPIEMGWHGQDFEVRPLNLTSAPEEKQCRLLVSLPYALIASCLTFFLPSAAISFTYCRILLAARKQAVQVAALTTNVPNVSEDHVQVLAVPVAESRRFVTKHSKKALKASLTLGILLGMFFVAWLPFFVANVVQAVCDCVPSGLFDVFTWLGYCNSTMNPIIYPLFMRDFKRAMGKYLPCCRRSRVISLSMRNSNSAPRLGLSLRNVLTLRGETDSTYSATLGNEHLLQNYKDHSTDPLPVTAADSVNLFDLEQELQVHQLNTPMD